In the Syntrophales bacterium genome, one interval contains:
- a CDS encoding bifunctional UDP-sugar hydrolase/5'-nucleotidase has protein sequence MNSKKPARGTGGIRSFPGTALLLFLLLCLTAVFHPAATAGTRPSVAITILHVNDTHGHILPGIVKTVDPERPVGGAAWLAQMIEHMRAKNPQGTLLLSGGDMFQGTPVSNVFRGAPVTEIMNALAFDAMAVGNHEFDWGLDTLQKLRTAARTPWLAANIVDGQGKVLPGVNPWIITERKGIRIAVIGITTPETAWTTNPRNVAGLTFREPKDVLPGLIRQVRAEGARLVVVLSHCGLDQDRKTAGEVAGIDVIVGGHSHTAVMNPVVVGKTVIVQAGCYGQYLGVLELQVDPEEGRITGFTKKGELKAVYSGPKDSFDPAIAAIVASYDDRIRDRFAAVVGSTEVDLTRNSRGESNLGDLVADAMREAAKADIALMNSGGIRTDIPRGAVTLEQLYTLLPFDNLLVSMDLTGRQVLQILEESARGSHGCLQVSGLRVTADLARPAGQRIVGVEIGSRPLAAEETYRVVTNDFLAAGGDEFTGFREGKNIAYGDDLRDVATAYMKKNSPVRPRIEGRIEVRGI, from the coding sequence ATGAATTCGAAGAAACCGGCACGGGGAACCGGCGGGATCCGTTCTTTTCCCGGGACGGCCCTGCTCCTGTTCCTTCTTCTCTGCCTGACCGCCGTCTTCCATCCTGCTGCGACGGCGGGCACCCGTCCGTCCGTCGCCATCACCATCCTTCACGTCAACGACACCCACGGCCACATCCTGCCCGGCATCGTCAAGACGGTAGACCCCGAGCGGCCTGTCGGCGGGGCCGCCTGGCTGGCGCAGATGATCGAGCACATGCGGGCGAAAAATCCGCAGGGGACGCTGCTCCTCTCGGGAGGCGACATGTTCCAGGGGACGCCGGTCTCCAATGTCTTCCGGGGGGCGCCCGTGACGGAGATCATGAACGCCCTGGCCTTTGACGCCATGGCCGTCGGCAACCACGAATTCGACTGGGGGCTGGACACCCTGCAGAAACTCCGGACGGCGGCCCGCACCCCCTGGCTCGCGGCGAACATCGTCGACGGGCAGGGAAAGGTGCTGCCGGGCGTGAATCCCTGGATCATCACGGAACGGAAGGGGATCCGGATCGCCGTCATCGGGATCACGACCCCCGAGACGGCCTGGACGACGAATCCCCGGAATGTGGCGGGCCTGACGTTCCGGGAGCCGAAGGACGTCCTGCCGGGGCTGATCCGGCAGGTCCGGGCGGAAGGCGCCCGCCTCGTCGTCGTCCTTTCCCACTGCGGCCTCGATCAGGACCGGAAAACAGCCGGGGAGGTGGCGGGCATCGACGTCATCGTCGGTGGCCACAGCCACACCGCCGTCATGAATCCCGTCGTGGTGGGGAAGACAGTGATCGTCCAGGCGGGATGCTACGGCCAGTACCTGGGTGTTCTCGAACTGCAGGTGGATCCGGAGGAAGGCCGGATCACGGGCTTCACGAAAAAGGGCGAGCTGAAGGCCGTCTATTCCGGGCCGAAGGATTCCTTTGATCCGGCGATTGCCGCGATCGTGGCGTCCTACGACGACCGGATCCGGGACCGCTTCGCCGCCGTCGTGGGATCAACGGAGGTCGACCTGACGCGGAATTCCCGGGGCGAGTCGAATCTGGGCGACCTGGTCGCCGACGCCATGCGGGAGGCCGCCAAGGCCGACATCGCCCTGATGAACAGCGGCGGCATCCGGACGGACATCCCCCGGGGGGCCGTCACGCTGGAGCAGCTCTACACCCTCCTGCCCTTCGACAACCTCCTGGTCTCCATGGACCTGACGGGGCGGCAAGTGCTGCAGATCCTGGAGGAGAGCGCCCGCGGGAGCCACGGATGCCTTCAGGTCTCGGGACTCCGGGTGACGGCGGACCTGGCGCGGCCCGCGGGACAGCGGATTGTGGGCGTCGAGATCGGCAGCCGGCCCCTCGCCGCGGAAGAGACGTACCGGGTCGTCACGAACGACTTCCTGGCGGCGGGGGGAGACGAGTTCACCGGGTTCCGGGAGGGGAAGAACATCGCCTACGGAGACGACCTCCGGGACGTCGCGACGGCTTACATGAAAAAGAACTCCCCCGTCCGGCCCCGGATCGAGGGACGCATCGAGGTCCGGGGAATCTGA
- a CDS encoding SpoIID/LytB domain-containing protein: protein MIRMEPTITVGIIDRTETITGVFRETVSVNGRYFPSGPFRAVADGENVVLSGERGGKPIVASSIRCRIPGGSPFVLRDVTIGVAFHWERTREQAFRGDLVLECRDGLLSAINEIPLEAYLESVVSSEMSPSAPPEFLKAHAVLSRSWLLAMLERKAGRLRESPERKADVAAGGDDAGIAEIRRWYGREDHEHFDVCADDHCQRYQGVGAVTEKAREAVVATRGLVLTWQGEICDARYSKCCGGRTERFESAWEEVPVPYIVSVADGPASIPVVSTEEEAERWIRSEPEACCRVRDPDILKTVLPDFDRETPDFFRWKVEYGREELQAILEEKSGLDFGDLLDLVPLERGPSGRIVRLRVEGSRRTVIVGKELEIRRWLSRSHLLSSAFIVEKHGLPSGLPERFVLRGAGWGHGVGFCQIGATAMAFRGFHAEEILARYFPGTSLTRLYD from the coding sequence ATGATCCGGATGGAACCCACCATAACCGTCGGCATCATCGACCGCACAGAAACCATAACCGGTGTGTTCCGGGAGACGGTTTCCGTGAACGGCCGCTACTTTCCGTCCGGTCCGTTCCGGGCCGTTGCAGACGGGGAGAATGTGGTCCTGAGCGGCGAGCGGGGCGGTAAGCCGATTGTAGCCAGCAGCATCCGGTGCCGGATCCCCGGCGGTTCCCCCTTCGTCCTCCGGGACGTGACCATCGGGGTCGCGTTCCACTGGGAGCGCACGCGGGAGCAGGCCTTCCGGGGCGACCTCGTCCTGGAGTGCAGGGACGGCCTTCTCTCCGCCATCAATGAAATTCCCCTGGAGGCCTACCTGGAGAGCGTTGTCTCCTCGGAGATGAGCCCCTCAGCCCCGCCGGAGTTTCTCAAGGCCCACGCGGTCCTCTCCCGGAGCTGGCTCCTGGCCATGCTGGAGCGGAAGGCGGGGCGGCTCCGGGAATCTCCGGAGCGGAAAGCGGACGTGGCCGCCGGCGGTGACGATGCCGGAATCGCCGAGATCAGGCGCTGGTACGGCCGGGAGGACCACGAGCACTTCGACGTCTGCGCCGACGACCACTGCCAGCGCTACCAGGGCGTCGGGGCCGTGACGGAGAAGGCCCGGGAGGCCGTGGTGGCGACCCGGGGCCTTGTTCTCACCTGGCAGGGAGAGATCTGCGACGCCCGCTACTCCAAGTGCTGCGGCGGCCGGACGGAGCGTTTCGAGAGCGCCTGGGAGGAAGTCCCGGTCCCCTACATCGTTTCGGTGGCGGACGGGCCGGCCTCCATCCCGGTCGTCTCGACCGAGGAGGAGGCGGAGCGCTGGATCCGCTCGGAACCGGAGGCATGCTGCCGGGTCCGGGATCCGGACATCCTGAAGACCGTCCTCCCCGACTTCGACCGCGAGACGCCGGATTTCTTCCGCTGGAAGGTCGAGTACGGCCGGGAGGAGCTGCAGGCGATCCTGGAGGAAAAATCGGGACTGGATTTCGGGGATCTCCTGGATCTCGTTCCCCTCGAACGGGGGCCGTCGGGTCGGATCGTCCGCCTCCGTGTCGAGGGTTCCCGGCGGACCGTAATCGTGGGAAAAGAGTTGGAGATTCGCCGCTGGCTCTCCCGGAGCCACCTTTTAAGCAGCGCCTTTATTGTGGAGAAACACGGCCTGCCGTCGGGCCTCCCGGAGCGTTTCGTCCTCCGCGGAGCCGGCTGGGGCCACGGGGTGGGCTTCTGCCAGATCGGTGCCACCGCCATGGCCTTCCGGGGATTCCATGCGGAGGAGATCCTGGCCCGCTATTTCCCGGGGACGTCCCTGACGAGGCTTTATGACTGA
- a CDS encoding DUF493 domain-containing protein, which translates to MSAEPRKPVIEYPCQWVYKVIGPDEAALREAVTQVVQDLPHTVALSNTSATGRYCCLNVELTVADETVRTSLYEMLKNHPAVRIVL; encoded by the coding sequence ATGAGTGCAGAGCCCCGGAAGCCCGTCATCGAGTATCCCTGCCAATGGGTCTACAAGGTCATCGGCCCCGACGAGGCGGCCCTCCGGGAGGCGGTGACACAGGTGGTCCAGGATCTACCCCATACCGTGGCGCTCTCCAACACAAGCGCCACCGGCCGGTACTGCTGCCTGAACGTCGAGCTGACCGTGGCCGACGAGACGGTCCGGACGAGCCTTTACGAGATGCTGAAAAACCATCCGGCCGTCCGGATCGTCCTGTGA
- a CDS encoding phosphotransferase, translating into MTTISAEAESWLREVLSLKADETVELTLLAGGGSDRSFHRVARGGGSSTVLMQYEPAGRENAIFTVTARFLLGIGVPVPHILAEDPKHGLVLLEDAGDADLWLFRDAPWEIRRPLYGKALEAVHRLHGYPRPEETAVELGLMASFGPDLYRWEREYFLESFVSAVCGIRPGGREREALEEELSALAERLLAVPPCLVHRDFQSKNVMILRGEPVLIDFQGMRLGNPLYDLGSLLYDPYVPLAEEERMEMLSWYAALGGLPETAEDDASRFREASVQRLLQAMGAYGFLGLRKGKREFLDHIPRGFLNLADAARRQGGFPRLEDLLARCREALLERGIHVAA; encoded by the coding sequence ATGACGACGATTTCCGCGGAAGCCGAATCCTGGCTGAGAGAAGTCCTGTCCCTGAAAGCGGACGAGACGGTGGAGCTGACGCTCCTGGCGGGCGGAGGATCGGACCGGTCCTTCCACCGGGTGGCCCGGGGCGGCGGCTCTTCGACCGTCCTGATGCAGTACGAACCGGCGGGCCGGGAAAACGCGATCTTCACGGTGACGGCCCGGTTCCTCCTGGGAATCGGCGTTCCCGTGCCGCATATCCTCGCCGAGGACCCGAAGCACGGACTCGTCCTCCTGGAGGATGCCGGCGACGCCGATCTCTGGTTGTTCCGGGACGCCCCCTGGGAGATCCGCCGCCCCCTCTACGGAAAGGCCCTGGAGGCGGTGCACCGTCTCCACGGGTATCCCCGGCCGGAGGAGACCGCGGTAGAACTGGGCCTGATGGCCTCGTTCGGGCCGGACCTGTACCGCTGGGAGCGGGAGTATTTTCTCGAATCGTTCGTTTCCGCCGTCTGCGGAATCCGGCCGGGCGGCCGGGAGCGGGAGGCCCTGGAGGAGGAGCTGTCGGCCCTGGCGGAGCGGCTGCTTGCGGTTCCGCCCTGCCTCGTCCACCGGGACTTCCAGTCCAAGAACGTCATGATCCTCCGGGGAGAGCCGGTTCTGATCGACTTCCAGGGGATGCGCCTCGGCAATCCCCTCTACGACCTGGGATCGCTCCTCTACGATCCCTACGTGCCGCTGGCCGAGGAGGAGAGAATGGAGATGCTGTCCTGGTACGCCGCGCTCGGCGGGCTGCCGGAGACTGCCGAAGACGATGCGTCCCGCTTCCGGGAGGCCTCGGTCCAGCGACTCCTCCAGGCCATGGGGGCCTACGGGTTTCTCGGGCTCCGGAAGGGAAAGCGGGAGTTCCTGGACCACATCCCCCGGGGCTTCCTGAACCTTGCCGACGCCGCCCGGCGGCAAGGCGGCTTTCCCCGGCTGGAGGACCTGCTCGCGCGCTGCCGCGAGGCCCTGTTGGAAAGGGGGATCCATGTCGCCGCCTGA
- a CDS encoding nucleotidyltransferase family protein encodes MTERPVVKTAFILGAGLGTRLRPLTEDCPKPLLPLGGRPIITYAMEHLRAAGVGRFIVNTHHRAEAYSRAFPEGTWRGLPVLFRHEPVLLDTAGGLKNIEDLLDEDDETILVYNGDVVSDLPLGRLLDAHFRSRPEATLVLRSDGGLRNVSLDGEGRICDMRGILGNAGVRQCLFTGIYAVERVFLDRLEPGRIESVVPVFVEMIRRRPGSVGSVVVDEGSWHDIGTVEAYRRLDAEFAARGFGAIRK; translated from the coding sequence ATGACTGAGCGGCCCGTCGTCAAGACCGCATTCATCCTGGGTGCCGGGCTGGGAACCCGCCTCCGGCCCCTCACGGAGGACTGCCCGAAACCCCTTCTTCCCCTGGGTGGAAGGCCTATCATCACGTACGCCATGGAGCACCTCCGGGCGGCCGGTGTCGGGCGGTTCATCGTCAACACGCACCACCGGGCGGAGGCATACTCCCGCGCCTTCCCGGAGGGGACCTGGCGGGGCCTTCCCGTTCTGTTCCGCCACGAGCCGGTGCTCCTGGACACCGCCGGGGGTCTGAAGAACATCGAGGACCTCCTGGACGAGGACGACGAAACGATCCTGGTGTACAACGGGGACGTGGTGAGCGACCTCCCCCTGGGAAGGCTCCTCGATGCCCATTTCCGGAGCCGTCCGGAGGCGACGCTGGTGCTCCGTAGCGACGGCGGCCTCCGGAACGTCAGCCTCGACGGGGAGGGGCGGATCTGCGACATGCGGGGGATCCTGGGAAATGCCGGGGTTCGACAGTGCCTGTTCACCGGGATCTACGCGGTGGAGCGGGTCTTCCTCGACCGCCTGGAGCCCGGGCGGATCGAATCGGTGGTACCCGTCTTCGTGGAGATGATCCGCCGGCGGCCGGGATCCGTCGGCTCGGTGGTCGTCGACGAGGGCTCGTGGCACGACATCGGCACGGTCGAGGCGTACAGACGGCTGGACGCGGAGTTTGCAGCCCGGGGTTTCGGGGCGATCCGCAAATAA
- a CDS encoding 2-hydroxyacyl-CoA dehydratase family protein — protein sequence MSGNVTSKQLLDHYARKVYADAAAAKAVGKPVGWSTAIVPQEFFETMDLPLVYPENHSAVISARKRALGFLERAEGYGYHADVCGYMRVNFGYLLEGARGDDDVPPAPVPDFVVCCNNYCTMIVKWYENLAKELGVPLFMIDMPYNPEGAVDEARVRYIRAQFDRLVGRLEDLTGRPFDRERFRRVMEISRENARLWKRAFELVGHVPSPANGFDFYNYLTLMVFMRGRAETTEVLRLWIREMEGKIARGEGPFRDAAEKFRIMFDGIACWPQLAHTAKAFRSYGINITGSNYPDGWAVQYETGDLDGMARAYASIANNMSLEKAVEKRVEIIRQGRCDGAVYHMNRSCKVMDFTTYEAQRRVFAETGVPYITFDGDQADPRVFVAAQFDTRIQALVEMMEAREESER from the coding sequence ATGAGCGGGAACGTCACTTCCAAACAGCTCCTGGACCACTATGCACGGAAGGTCTACGCCGACGCCGCGGCGGCCAAGGCCGTCGGAAAGCCTGTCGGCTGGTCCACGGCCATCGTGCCCCAGGAGTTCTTCGAGACCATGGACCTGCCCCTCGTCTATCCGGAGAACCACTCGGCGGTCATCTCGGCCCGGAAACGGGCCCTCGGGTTCCTGGAGCGGGCCGAGGGATACGGCTATCACGCCGACGTCTGCGGGTACATGCGGGTCAACTTCGGCTACCTCCTGGAGGGGGCACGGGGAGACGACGACGTGCCGCCGGCTCCGGTCCCGGATTTCGTGGTCTGCTGCAACAACTACTGCACCATGATCGTCAAGTGGTACGAGAACCTCGCGAAGGAGCTGGGGGTGCCGCTGTTCATGATCGACATGCCCTACAACCCCGAGGGCGCCGTGGACGAGGCGCGGGTGCGGTACATCCGGGCCCAGTTCGACCGCCTCGTCGGCCGGCTGGAGGACCTGACGGGCCGCCCGTTCGACCGGGAACGGTTCCGCCGGGTGATGGAGATCTCCCGGGAGAACGCCCGGCTGTGGAAGCGGGCCTTCGAGCTCGTGGGCCACGTTCCGTCGCCGGCGAACGGCTTCGACTTTTACAACTATCTGACGCTGATGGTCTTCATGCGGGGGCGCGCCGAGACGACGGAGGTCCTCCGCCTGTGGATCCGGGAGATGGAGGGAAAAATCGCCCGGGGCGAGGGGCCGTTCCGGGACGCCGCGGAGAAGTTCCGGATCATGTTCGACGGCATCGCCTGCTGGCCGCAGCTCGCCCATACGGCGAAGGCCTTCCGCTCTTACGGCATCAACATCACCGGCTCCAACTACCCCGATGGCTGGGCCGTCCAGTACGAGACGGGCGACCTGGACGGCATGGCCCGGGCCTACGCCTCCATCGCGAACAACATGAGCCTGGAGAAGGCGGTGGAGAAGCGGGTCGAGATCATCCGGCAGGGCCGCTGCGACGGTGCGGTCTATCACATGAACCGGAGCTGCAAGGTCATGGACTTCACGACCTACGAGGCGCAGCGCCGGGTCTTCGCCGAGACCGGCGTGCCCTACATCACCTTCGACGGGGACCAGGCGGACCCGCGGGTCTTTGTCGCCGCCCAGTTCGACACGAGGATCCAGGCCCTCGTCGAGATGATGGAGGCCCGGGAGGAGTCGGAGCGATGA
- a CDS encoding acyl-CoA dehydratase activase: protein MHTLGIDIGSASSKAVILGDNGEVAGQAVVPVGTGTTGPERALHEALRLAGIAPGDVARTVATGYGRVTWQGADRQVSEITCHARGVLHRMPEARTIIDIGGQDVKAIEVDPDRGFVRNFVMNDKCAAGTGRFLEVMARVLGLEVERLAEVSETSARTVSISSICTVFAESEVISHLSRGEPVPDVLAGIHQSVAKRVAGLVSRLGVRPPVVLTGGVAKNRGVVLALEKELRTEIRIAPSCQLTGALGAALIAREDLSKK, encoded by the coding sequence ATGCATACGCTGGGCATCGACATTGGCTCCGCCTCGTCGAAGGCGGTCATCCTGGGAGACAACGGGGAGGTGGCCGGGCAGGCCGTCGTTCCGGTGGGAACGGGAACGACCGGGCCGGAGCGGGCGCTTCACGAGGCCCTCAGGCTGGCGGGAATCGCGCCGGGGGACGTGGCGCGAACGGTCGCCACCGGCTACGGACGGGTTACCTGGCAGGGGGCCGACCGGCAGGTCAGCGAGATCACCTGCCACGCCCGGGGGGTGCTCCACCGGATGCCGGAGGCCCGGACGATCATCGACATCGGCGGCCAGGACGTGAAGGCCATCGAGGTGGATCCGGACCGGGGCTTTGTCCGGAATTTCGTCATGAACGACAAGTGTGCCGCCGGGACGGGGAGATTCCTGGAGGTGATGGCGCGGGTCCTGGGGCTGGAGGTTGAGAGGCTCGCGGAGGTGTCGGAGACCAGCGCCCGCACGGTCTCCATCAGCAGCATCTGTACGGTCTTCGCCGAGTCGGAGGTGATCTCCCACCTCTCCCGAGGGGAGCCCGTGCCGGATGTCCTGGCGGGAATCCACCAGTCTGTGGCGAAGCGCGTTGCGGGGCTCGTCTCCCGTCTCGGCGTCCGCCCGCCGGTGGTCCTCACCGGCGGCGTGGCGAAGAACCGGGGCGTCGTCCTGGCCCTGGAGAAGGAGCTCAGGACGGAGATCCGGATCGCGCCTTCCTGCCAGCTCACCGGTGCCCTCGGGGCCGCCCTCATCGCCCGGGAAGACCTGTCCAAAAAATAG
- a CDS encoding MFS transporter produces the protein MMNRLRIAQVYFSPRMLLMLVLGFASGMPLALSGGTLTAWMVAEGIDIRTIGVFSLTGLPYAFKFLWSPLMDRYVPPFLGRRRGWMLVTQILLVVTLAALGFFNPSSNLPLVALLAVAIAFFSASQDIVLDAYRTEYLSPQERGAGAGVWIMGYRIAILVSGAAALILSDHLPWRTVYVLMGGLMTIGCIATLIAPEPRPEDREGRAVVPPASLREAVVNPLVEFFRRPGSLEILLFVVLYKIGDVAAAQMTTPFILQHVGFSRTELGAVYKGLGMVATIAGTLAGGALMIRWTLQRSLFVFGILQGVSTLSFILLEFTGRQIWALGVVIGIENITSGMGTAAYTALLMGLCNTRFTATQYALLSSLMAVSRYVTGAPTGYLAAAVGWPAFFTVCTLLAAPGLLLLLRYRRWGVNSEPDAGLPPGN, from the coding sequence ATGATGAACCGCCTCCGCATCGCCCAGGTCTATTTCTCCCCCCGGATGCTCCTGATGCTCGTCCTGGGATTCGCGTCAGGGATGCCCCTGGCGCTCTCGGGAGGAACGCTCACGGCCTGGATGGTAGCGGAGGGCATCGACATCCGGACCATCGGCGTCTTTTCCCTGACGGGCCTTCCCTACGCCTTCAAGTTCCTCTGGTCCCCCCTGATGGACCGGTACGTCCCGCCCTTCCTGGGCCGGCGGCGGGGCTGGATGCTGGTCACCCAGATCCTCCTGGTCGTCACCCTGGCCGCCCTGGGCTTCTTCAATCCCTCGTCGAACCTGCCCCTGGTCGCCCTCCTGGCGGTGGCCATCGCCTTCTTCAGCGCCAGCCAGGACATCGTCCTGGACGCCTACCGGACGGAGTACCTTTCTCCACAAGAACGGGGCGCCGGCGCCGGCGTCTGGATCATGGGATACCGGATCGCCATTCTGGTCAGCGGAGCGGCGGCCCTGATCCTCTCGGACCACCTCCCCTGGCGGACCGTCTATGTCCTCATGGGCGGCCTCATGACCATCGGCTGCATCGCCACGCTGATCGCCCCGGAGCCCCGGCCGGAAGACCGGGAAGGACGGGCCGTCGTCCCGCCCGCGAGCCTGCGGGAAGCGGTGGTGAACCCTCTCGTGGAATTCTTCCGGAGGCCCGGATCGCTGGAAATCCTGCTCTTCGTCGTCCTCTACAAGATCGGCGACGTGGCGGCGGCCCAGATGACGACGCCCTTCATCCTGCAGCACGTGGGATTCTCCCGGACCGAGCTGGGGGCCGTCTACAAGGGGCTCGGCATGGTGGCCACCATCGCCGGGACGCTCGCCGGGGGTGCCTTGATGATCCGCTGGACTCTGCAACGTTCTTTATTCGTCTTCGGCATCCTGCAGGGGGTCTCGACCCTCTCCTTCATCCTGCTGGAGTTCACGGGCCGGCAGATCTGGGCACTGGGAGTCGTCATCGGCATCGAGAACATCACCAGCGGCATGGGCACGGCGGCCTATACGGCCCTCCTGATGGGCCTGTGCAACACCCGGTTCACCGCCACCCAGTACGCCCTCCTGAGCAGCCTGATGGCCGTGAGCCGCTACGTAACCGGCGCCCCGACGGGATACCTGGCCGCGGCTGTCGGCTGGCCCGCCTTCTTCACCGTATGCACCCTCTTGGCCGCCCCCGGCCTTCTCCTGCTCCTGCGCTACCGGCGCTGGGGCGTCAACTCCGAGCCGGACGCAGGTCTTCCTCCCGGCAACTGA
- a CDS encoding 2-hydroxyacyl-CoA dehydratase family protein → MSGENRIRAILTGLAAVAARPGEAAERLKREKGKPLVGVLPYYAPEEIVHAAGMLPVGVWGGTADASMAGHYFPPFACPLVKSTLDLALRGVYDGLAAMIVPALCESLTFFGQNFRAARPGIPFVPVVHPQNRRTPEGVAYLRAEYERVRDRLAEIAGREVTAADLDRAIGVFNDHRRAMRAFLEEAPRHPSLVSPRVRHAVAKSAYYMDKADHGALVGELTGLLKSLPEESGAGKRVVVTGIMAEPEGLLDLFEEVGLEISADDLAQESRAFRTDVPDGGDPLERLARRWSLVEGCSLAFDPGKERNRILLDLVRNSGARGLVVLMIQFCDPEEMDYPLYRKELDAAGVPVLHLEVEPRMSLEQARTRLQSFAEMI, encoded by the coding sequence ATGAGCGGAGAGAATCGGATCCGGGCCATCCTGACCGGGCTGGCCGCCGTGGCCGCCCGTCCCGGCGAGGCCGCAGAGAGATTGAAGCGGGAGAAGGGGAAGCCCCTGGTCGGCGTCCTGCCCTATTACGCCCCCGAGGAGATCGTTCATGCCGCGGGGATGCTTCCCGTGGGCGTCTGGGGTGGGACGGCGGATGCGTCCATGGCGGGCCACTATTTTCCGCCCTTCGCCTGTCCCCTGGTGAAGTCGACCCTGGACCTGGCGCTCCGGGGTGTCTACGACGGCCTTGCCGCCATGATCGTTCCGGCCCTCTGCGAGAGCCTGACCTTCTTCGGCCAGAATTTCCGGGCCGCCCGGCCGGGCATCCCCTTCGTGCCGGTGGTCCACCCGCAGAACCGCAGGACTCCCGAGGGGGTGGCCTATCTCCGGGCGGAGTACGAAAGGGTCCGGGACCGGCTGGCGGAGATTGCCGGGCGGGAGGTCACGGCGGCGGACCTCGACCGGGCCATCGGGGTCTTCAACGACCATCGCCGGGCCATGCGGGCTTTCCTCGAGGAAGCGCCCCGGCATCCGTCCCTCGTCTCTCCCCGTGTCCGGCACGCCGTGGCGAAAAGCGCCTATTACATGGACAAGGCGGACCATGGCGCTCTCGTCGGTGAGCTGACGGGCCTCCTGAAGTCGCTGCCGGAAGAGTCCGGGGCCGGGAAGCGGGTCGTTGTGACGGGGATCATGGCGGAGCCGGAGGGCCTCCTCGATCTGTTTGAAGAGGTCGGCCTGGAAATCTCGGCGGACGACCTGGCCCAGGAATCCAGGGCCTTCCGGACCGACGTGCCCGACGGGGGCGATCCCCTGGAGCGCCTCGCCCGCCGCTGGTCCCTCGTCGAGGGCTGTTCCCTGGCCTTCGATCCGGGAAAGGAGAGAAACCGGATCCTCCTGGACCTCGTGCGGAATTCCGGGGCCCGGGGCCTCGTCGTCCTGATGATACAGTTCTGCGATCCCGAGGAGATGGACTATCCCCTCTACCGGAAGGAGCTTGACGCCGCGGGCGTTCCCGTTCTCCACCTGGAGGTGGAGCCGCGGATGTCCCTGGAGCAGGCCCGGACCCGTCTTCAGTCTTTTGCGGAGATGATCTGA
- a CDS encoding gamma-glutamyl-gamma-aminobutyrate hydrolase family protein (Members of this family of hydrolases with an active site Cys residue belong to MEROPS family C26.) — protein MESQPIIGLNMSVLEQEGADVLRVHLDYPDAVADAGGRPILLPPAEDPAFLREVLPMLDGVLFIGGADYDPGHYGGHRQPPEELVAPRRDRFDLELARRVLEDTDLPVLGICGGCQLLWIACGGGLVQDIRTEWAVPGGGPPLPHTGKDRTGIDPGPYRHDVLLTPNSLAAAGVGNPSGNRVETNSFHHQAADPARPARRLIVSGKSEDGIVEAVEPGPDTDWERSGRFVLGVQWHPERMRDEEPQRRLFEALVAAARIRKARARGGR, from the coding sequence ATGGAGAGCCAGCCTATCATCGGCCTCAACATGTCCGTCCTCGAGCAGGAAGGGGCGGACGTCCTCCGGGTCCACCTGGACTATCCGGATGCCGTCGCGGACGCCGGCGGCCGGCCCATCCTCCTTCCGCCGGCGGAGGACCCGGCCTTCCTGCGGGAGGTCCTGCCGATGCTGGACGGAGTTCTCTTCATCGGCGGCGCCGACTACGATCCGGGACATTACGGCGGGCACAGGCAGCCGCCGGAGGAGCTCGTCGCGCCCCGGCGTGACCGCTTCGACCTGGAGCTGGCCCGGCGGGTCCTGGAAGACACGGACCTTCCTGTCCTCGGCATCTGCGGCGGCTGCCAGCTCCTCTGGATCGCCTGCGGGGGCGGCCTCGTCCAGGACATCCGGACCGAATGGGCGGTCCCCGGCGGCGGCCCGCCGCTTCCCCACACAGGAAAAGACCGTACCGGGATCGATCCGGGCCCGTATCGCCATGACGTTCTCCTCACTCCGAACAGCCTCGCCGCCGCCGGTGTCGGGAATCCTTCCGGCAACAGGGTCGAGACCAACTCATTCCACCACCAGGCGGCCGACCCGGCCCGCCCGGCTCGCCGCCTTATCGTATCGGGGAAGTCGGAGGACGGTATCGTGGAGGCCGTGGAGCCCGGTCCCGACACGGACTGGGAGCGGTCGGGACGGTTCGTCCTCGGCGTCCAGTGGCACCCGGAGCGGATGCGGGACGAGGAGCCCCAGCGGCGGCTCTTCGAGGCCCTCGTTGCGGCGGCCCGGATCCGGAAGGCGCGGGCGCGGGGCGGGCGGTAG